AAGGAAAAATTCGAACGCACCAAACCCCATCTCAACGTTGGCACCATTGGCCACGTCGACCATGGCAAGACCACGTTAACCGCTGCCCTGACCAAGGTCTTGGCGTCGAAGTTTGGTGGCGAAGTCAAAGCATATGACCAAATCGACAACGCCCCCGAAGAGCGCGAGCGCGGCATCACGATTTCGACCACCCATGTCGAGTATCAAAGCAGCGCGCGTCACTACGCCCACGTCGACTGCCCGGGCCACGCCGACTACGTCAAAAACATGATCACCGGAGCCGCCCAAATGGACGGCGCCATCCTAGTTGTTTCGGCCGCTGACGGTCCGATGCCCCAGACCCGCGAGCACATTCTCTTAGCTCGCCAAGTCGGCGTCCCGTACATCGTCGTCTACCTGAACAAAGCCGACATGGTCGACGACAAAGACCTGCTCGAACTCGTCCAAGAAGAAGTGAAGGACCTGCTCACCAAATACGGCTTCCCCGGCGACAAGACCCCGATCATCGTCGGCTCCGCCCTGAAGGCCTTAGAAGGTGACCAATCCGACATCGGCGAGAGCTCGATCGTTAAGCTTTCCGAAGCCCTCGACAGCTACATCCCGCAGCCGAAGCGCGCGATCGATGGTCCGTTCCTGATGCCGATCGAAGACGTCTTCTCGATCTCCGGTCGCGGCACCGTTGTCACCGGCCGTATCGAACGCGGCGTCGTCAAAGTCGGTGAAGAAGTCGAAATCGTCGGCATCACCCCGACCGTCAAAACCATCGTCACTGGCGTCGAAATGTTCCGTAAGCTCCTCGACCAAGGCGAAGCTGGCGACAACGTCGGCGTACTGCTGCGTGGCACCAAGCGCGAAGAAGTCCAGCGCGGCCAAGTCTTGGCCAAGCCCGGCAGCATCCTGCCGCACACCAAATTCGAAGCCGAAGTCTACGTGCTCACGAAGGAAGAAGGCGGACGTCATACCCCGTTCTTCAACGGCTACCGTCCGCAATTCTACTTCCGCACGACCGACGTCACCGGCAGCGTGGAATTGCCCCAAGGTACCGAGATGGTCATGCCGGGAGACAACATCAAAGTTGTCGTCTCCCTCATTGCCCCGATCGCCATGGAGCAAGGCCTGCGCTTCGCAATTCGCGAAGGCGGCCGGACCGTGGGTGCGGGTGTTGTAGCGAAGGTGGTGGAGTAACACGTT
The Gammaproteobacteria bacterium DNA segment above includes these coding regions:
- the tuf gene encoding elongation factor Tu, which translates into the protein KEKFERTKPHLNVGTIGHVDHGKTTLTAALTKVLASKFGGEVKAYDQIDNAPEERERGITISTTHVEYQSSARHYAHVDCPGHADYVKNMITGAAQMDGAILVVSAADGPMPQTREHILLARQVGVPYIVVYLNKADMVDDKDLLELVQEEVKDLLTKYGFPGDKTPIIVGSALKALEGDQSDIGESSIVKLSEALDSYIPQPKRAIDGPFLMPIEDVFSISGRGTVVTGRIERGVVKVGEEVEIVGITPTVKTIVTGVEMFRKLLDQGEAGDNVGVLLRGTKREEVQRGQVLAKPGSILPHTKFEAEVYVLTKEEGGRHTPFFNGYRPQFYFRTTDVTGSVELPQGTEMVMPGDNIKVVVSLIAPIAMEQGLRFAIREGGRTVGAGVVAKVVE